A stretch of DNA from Eschrichtius robustus isolate mEscRob2 chromosome 12, mEscRob2.pri, whole genome shotgun sequence:
tggcaggcactgtgcagGGCGctgaggggagggatggggagggagcaAAGGCAGGAGGGTGACTCAAGTGGATGGGAGGCCCCAGAGCCTGGGTGGGGACCCTGGGAGCGGTCTTCCTTCTACCAGCACCCAgactcctccccccacctctccaccctccccttcaaccccctccctcccatccactAGCCCAGATGCAGCCACGCATGCGCGCCCTGTCCACACCCCACAAACACCCTTAGGCCCACTGTCAATTCCCGCAGCCAACCCACAAAAGAACGAGGGAAAAGAAGACTGGGCCTCCCCCTCCGACACCGGCTCCATCCAGGTGGGACAAGAGAAGCCTCCCGCTCCGTCCCTGCCCCTGCGGGTGCAATGCCTCTCCTCTCGACACCCACTTGGCTCAGCTGGCCTCCCACGGAGGGACCGGGGCTTcctcagcagagggaggaagtggGAAAGCCGGGGCCTCCAAGAGGCAGCAGCAAGAGCCAGAAGGCCCCCTTGAAGCTGCTGCCTGCCCTTGAATCTCAAAAAGAAACTCGAGGCCCCCAGGTTTCCACCACAGGGGAGGCGCAGACCCTTCCCTCCAACGGGCTCCCCGATGCGCCGTCGCCTGGCCCTGTCCCCCTCACCCTCGGAGATGTATTTGAGTTTCAGGCACTGGTCCCCTCGGGCCCCGGTGAAGTCGAAGAGCTGGCAGGGGCCACGCAGGCGCCCGCCGTGCGGCTGCTCATTGGTCACAGCCCACCGCAGGGCACAGGGTGTGTTGTTGAGGAAGTAGACGCGCAGCTGCAGGTGAGACTGCCCGGGGGCCAGCGGCGAGCAGAACACGGCCAGCTGCAGCCACTTCCGGGCTTCCCTGCTCACAGCTGCCTCCAGCACACAGGTGTAGAGGCTGCGGGGAGAGACAGTGACAGGGACCGTGCACAGTggggcaagggaggctgggagaccAGCCCACCTGCCACCGGGCTCCCACCGCACCAGGGGCTGCTGTGCGGGCTCCCAAGGAGGCGAGGAGAACATTCCAGGGCATGTAGGGAAGAACTGGGGTGGAGGGGTCGGCTAGGGGGAAGGGACGTGAGTCATGGCACGGTGACTGTCCCTGGGTCGGGAGAAGAGCCAGCATGGGAAAGGAAGACACTGGGCTCAGGGCCACCATGCATGGCCCTGCTCTGGTCAGTGGGTGGCAAGGAGACTGGGAGGCAGGGGGACCTAAGACCCTAGAGAGACATAGCTAAGGACAGGCATGCCATGGGCTAGAGTCTCAGAGAACTGGAGGGGCAAAGCGCCCTAGACAGCTTGGGGACAGTCCTGACCAGGGGCACAGGGAAGAGACAGACAATTTTAGAGACAGAAGTGGAGATGGGACAGGCCCCATCTAGACACAGGACCAGGGTTGGGCCAGACCCTTCTAGACAGGCAGAGGGACCACGGTGGGACGCACGGTCCTGGATGGGGTTGGAGCAAGATAAGCTGCCATAGGCACCAGGACAGAGGGACTGGGGAAGGACAGGGGGATACGGGGTGTGCAGGCCATCTTGGACAGAGAAAGGGGCAGACCCCTACAGAGAGGTGACGATCAGGCAGACAAAGAAAGGGGGCAGGAAGTACAGGCTGACGGGCTGGTGCCTACCTGAAGTGGAAGAGGTGGATGCGACATTCATCCCGGGAGGTGTGGTCTCCTGGCCGCCCCAGCGGCTTCCAGGCCTTGGCGTCCAGCAGGGTCGTGTTGCTGCTGTAGGTACGGGCTTGGCTGGGCTGCTGAGCACAGTGCTTGAAGGTGAGGGTGCAGGGCTTCAGGAAGGAGGCCCCATGGGGGCCACATGCCACCACGGGGCTCACCAGCCCCTGGGCTCGGGACAGCAACGGGGCGTCTGACAGATCCCACACCAGGATCAGTGCCACCCGCTCCTGGCGGCCCACAGACACAGCACCTGGAGAGGGGGAGAGCTGAGATGGGCCCAGCAGGCAGGCACAGCCCTGCGGCAGAGGAGGTCAGGTCAgagtgggagaggaggtggggcggGAGCCCAGGAGCGGGCATGCAGCAGGGCACTTGGAGAGGCAGTGTGGAAGGAGAACAAGGTGATTGTGACTGATTTGggatgtgaccctgagcaagtcgcCCCCTTCTCCAAGGGCTGCTGCCAGCTCACTCAGGGCCTTGTGTGAATTTGCAAAAGGTGCTCTTCCTCCAGACATTTTACTTCCCTTTATGGGAGAATCATCATAACACACTGTTCACTAAAACAAGGCCCTTTACCTCCACCTGCCACAAAACTGTCGTAAAAAATACGTAATATATCCATCTTTGGAGTCAAGAACGTCATACTAAACATACAAGCAACTTTCAAAATTATGAAGATGTCTCTGAATGGTGCTCCCTTGGAGTTGGTGCCCTTGTCCAATGTGCAATGTGAACAACTGTACGCTGAGGAGGAAGCTGGGTGCTGTTACCTGGCGGGATGAGCAGGGAAATGCCCGTATCCTGGAGCATCAGGCAGCCACCGCGGTGGTCCACCTCTCGAGCCGAAAACACCAACAGCTTGTGCATCAGCTGTTGGATGACAGTCTGGCCTTGGGTGGGCGTGTGCAGTTCCTGGTAGAAGGCAGCTATCTCCTGCAGCGAGGCTGGAGGGCCCTCCGCAGAGGACTCACTTTCAGGTAGGGGAGTGGGATGGGAGGCTGGCTCCTCTTGGCTCTCCAGCTTCCAGCAGGTGCCCAGCAGCCGGCGAGGACAGCGCCATTGAAGGCACTGGGCCAGAAGGACAGCACTTGCCACTGGAACCCCCACCAGCAGTAGGAACTGGGCGGGTTGGAAGGAACTCTCATGGGAGCACATCCGCCTGGTCACTTGATGCTGCCAGTTCCCCTGCACCCCTGTGCCAGCCGAGGCCAGGGGCCTGGGGGGAAAAGAGGTCAGTGTCAGGTAAGCCTTTTCAAGGTCATGGAGGCTAAGACTTGACTTCTAAGCGGCTGCAATGAGGGATCAAATTGTCTTCATCCCAGCACACCCATGCACCCCGGTCAGATCAATTTCTTTAAcggaaattaaagaaattaatttctttattagtttctctccctctctccctctctctcttccttaagAAACTGCCATGGCTCCCCATGACCTAGTACATCAAATTTCTCTCTCATGAGACAGAAAGAGCTTGGGTTTGGAGTTAGAGAATGTGAGTTCAAATGCCACCTTGGTCACTATTGTTTGTGAGCTCGTCCTATTGTttaatgtgcctcagtttcctcatctgtcaaaataGCTCCCTTGATCTACATGGGCTCACATAGGAAAATCTTAGAGTagaaaagcaagtcacaaaggGCTAGACATCCTCTGATCTCATTAATGTAAACAACAAAACTATATACAACTGTAGATACATATTTATGGGTGTATAGATATAAATGATAGAGAAAGGTCTGGAGCAGTGCTCTGTACTAAAAATATAACGTGAGCCACAGATGTGCTTTTAAGCTTTCTAGGgaccacattaaaaaagtaaaaagaaacaggagaaattaattttgataatatattttatgttacccaatatattcaaaatattatcatgtcaacaggtaatcaatataaaattactgggatatttcacattctttttttcatactaagtcttcgaAATccatgtgtattttacactcacAGCACATCGCAATTGGGCTTCTCTCTACTTCAAggactcagtagccacatgtgctaGTGATTCCTGCCTGGGACGTGCAGGTCTGGGAGGACACACCCCAAACTATTCCCATTGGTCATTACTGAAAGAGATGAAAAATTGGGGAGCTGGAAGGTGTGAAAGAGgactttctattttcttaaactcTTTTCTCTGTACTCTTTGAATCCCCCCACCAAGCGTGtctgtatattaactttgtaattctttttaaaaacgaataaaagtgaaaaacaaagccTCTCAGAGTGATGGTGAAGATGGCATGAGATCATGTGGAAATCATGCTGTAGATGATAAAACCCTGTCtaaatatgtttgtttatttatgcccCTCCTTCTGCCAGAAAGGTTGGAGCGTAGTTCACAGGGATATGTAAAATACAAGAGTAACAAAAGTTAAAAGTggaagcaaaaagagaaagaaaaccaaaggtGGGGGCCTCCGGTGAGGCTCACCTGGTTCCCAGCATCAGACTGGGGCCTTCCAGCAACTTTCCCGTGAGGATGTCAGCTCTTCCCCAGGCCCTTCAGAATCCACTGCCTCCCCCTCCTactttccctcttcctcccttaATTTCCAACACCTCCACCCTCGGGCAAGACCAGGCTCCTCACAGCTCATTAATTCTAGCCTCTGGCCTTTGGTCCTGCTGTTCTCTGTTTCATGCTCTCCTCACCTGCCTCATCTACCTGCCTGGACCCCTCCTGCTCAGGAGTAACTGCCATCCACCGTCCCGGCCCCCACTCACCAGCCCTTGACAGTCTCGCCCTCTGAAATCTCTCACCGCTGCCTCCCACCATACTAAGTAACTCTTGACCATATGCTGTCACGTGTGGCTTTCCCACTCAAATGAACAATTTCTGAGCACCAGCTGTGGACCAGGAACTGTGGGAAGCTCAGTCCTGCCAACAATGATGTCTTATTCAGCTCTCATGGAGCTTCTGAGGGCATGGGATTCATTTACTCCGAGGCTGAGTTCTGTGAGACACCATATCCTCCTTCAAAGTCGCCAGGGTCCCCATGGTTGATTCACTAGGATCTGCACTAGTGAATCATCCCTTCACTTATGCCACCCACCCAGAGCTGAGGCCTTGCCCCAAGCCTCCTGCCCCTTCCTTGCCcaacttcttccttccttctcagggCCCATGAAACCTAAGCCCCCTTCCCATCTCCCCCGCCAATCCCCAACAGGGGCCACAGCTCCTCTGTATTGTCAGGATGGAGCACTGGGGCGGGATCTGTTTCCCCCAGTGTCCTCACTGAAAATGTAGACAAGAAGGGAAGCCGTGGCATTGCTCCCTTGGCCTTAACATGCAACCCTGCAGACCGTGCCCCTGGCTGGGGACACAAGTGAAGTAAGTGAGCCGGCGATGCCTGAatctggtggggatgggggtcgGAGCCGCAGACTTCCCTTTACGTCCCATCCAATCCTTTCGGTCCTTCCATAGTAAAGACAGTTGGAATTATaactgtaataataatagctaacattcacGGAGATTTGCTGAGCCAGTGTGTTAAAGCGCTCTACGTGGCCtagctcatttgatcctcacagcagctttatgagctagcttttatttttatctccatttcccaGATTAGGAAACCAAGTTATCTCCCCCAGGGAGGACAGAGGGTAGATTATTAAGCTACAACTGAAAGCAGAAGGGAAGGATGAGCAAAGATGACAAGAGCTTCCAGAAacactccctttctctccctgccccttctTTTTCCCCAGGGTCTCTTCGTTTCCACTTCTAGAGGAAATGAAgttagaagagaaagaaacaaaaataaatacaaggaaaaataaacataaggAACTAAAGGCACATCCTTGGTGCCACAACGAGTGAtgcccccccaaccccctgcccacCAAGGCACCAGCAGCAGGGGATGGGCCAGCTTTCTTTcttgggaaagaaaggagggacttTCCCTATTTCTATAGCAACAACCTTTCCAGGGCTTCCAAAGACCAGAGTCCAAATCCCCTCCACCCCACTGGGTGGCGCAGAAGAGTCCCCTTGCCCAACCTTCCAACCTGGAAGGCCTCTCACAGGGGCCCATTCATTACCTGGCCGGAAGCAGGTTAACTCCTCCCCCAGCTCAGCCCCACTTCTCCCAGGCTGACAGCTCTCCAGGCTGCGTTGGCCCTCACTCCATTCTCCCCTTTGCCCCAGGAAGGGGAAGGGTCCCAAATCTATTAGCACAGCAACCAGGTAAATGCAGACGGAAGCCTCCCAACCCCATGGCTGACCCTTTATTACCCAGGCCTCTGGTTTGTCTTGCCCCAGACCCTTGATCATGCTGGGTAG
This window harbors:
- the UNC5CL gene encoding UNC5C-like protein: MCSHESSFQPAQFLLLVGVPVASAVLLAQCLQWRCPRRLLGTCWKLESQEEPASHPTPLPESESSAEGPPASLQEIAAFYQELHTPTQGQTVIQQLMHKLLVFSAREVDHRGGCLMLQDTGISLLIPPGAVSVGRQERVALILVWDLSDAPLLSRAQGLVSPVVACGPHGASFLKPCTLTFKHCAQQPSQARTYSSNTTLLDAKAWKPLGRPGDHTSRDECRIHLFHFSLYTCVLEAAVSREARKWLQLAVFCSPLAPGQSHLQLRVYFLNNTPCALRWAVTNEQPHGGRLRGPCQLFDFTGARGDQCLKLKYISEGWENVDDSSCQLVPHLHIWHGKCPFRSFCFRRKAANENEDCSALTNEIIVTMHTFQDGLETKYMEILRFQASEEESWTAPPPVTQPPPCNRLPPELFERLQMLLEPNSITGNDWRRLASHLGLCGTKIRFLSCQRSPAAAILELFEEQNGSLKELHYLMTIMERLDCASVIQNYLKGTQSDSPARVCWVAQENQGLELDEKL